The following coding sequences lie in one Euhalothece natronophila Z-M001 genomic window:
- a CDS encoding SufS family cysteine desulfurase, which produces MTIATTQSLGEKVRADFPILNQEINGNQLIYLDSAATSQKPLSVINALDNYYRYNNANVHRGAHHLSTKATEGFEGARDKVAQFINANSRNEIVFTRNATEAVNLVAYSWALNNLRSGDEILTSVMEHHSNLVPWQMIAQKTGATLKHVGLNENQELDIEQYKRLLSDNTKLVALVHVSNTLGCINPVEEITRLAHEKGAKVLIDGCQSVPHLPVDVQAIDCDWLVASGHKMCAPTGIGFLYGKENLLEEMSPFLGGGEMIGEVFLDHFTCGELPHKFEAGTPAIGEAIALGAAVDYLSNIGMANIHAYEEELTAYLFDKLNQFPNLNIYGPKPDGKGKGRAALASFNVENLHPNDLSPLLDYDGVAIRSGHHCTQPLHRELGVSGSARASLYFYNTKEEIDAFVTALKNTIDFFMEMME; this is translated from the coding sequence ATGACCATTGCTACCACTCAATCACTGGGAGAAAAAGTTCGCGCTGATTTTCCCATCCTCAATCAGGAAATTAATGGGAATCAACTGATTTATCTCGATAGTGCAGCCACGTCTCAAAAACCCTTATCAGTTATCAATGCTCTAGATAACTATTATCGCTATAATAATGCTAATGTTCACCGTGGAGCGCACCATTTAAGCACTAAGGCAACAGAAGGGTTTGAAGGGGCAAGAGATAAAGTTGCCCAGTTTATTAATGCCAACTCTCGTAATGAAATTGTCTTTACTCGTAACGCCACTGAAGCAGTGAATTTAGTGGCTTACAGTTGGGCTTTAAATAATCTGCGATCGGGGGATGAAATTCTAACCTCTGTCATGGAACATCACAGTAACTTAGTTCCTTGGCAAATGATCGCCCAGAAAACAGGGGCAACCCTCAAGCACGTGGGATTAAATGAAAATCAAGAATTAGATATTGAACAGTATAAACGTTTACTATCTGATAATACCAAATTAGTTGCTTTAGTTCATGTTTCTAATACCTTAGGCTGCATTAATCCAGTTGAGGAAATTACGAGGCTTGCCCATGAAAAAGGGGCAAAAGTGTTAATTGATGGCTGTCAAAGTGTCCCTCATTTACCTGTTGATGTGCAAGCAATTGATTGTGATTGGTTAGTAGCTAGCGGACATAAAATGTGCGCCCCCACGGGGATTGGCTTTTTATATGGCAAGGAAAATTTATTAGAAGAAATGTCGCCTTTCCTCGGCGGTGGCGAAATGATTGGAGAAGTATTTTTAGATCATTTCACTTGTGGAGAATTGCCCCATAAATTTGAAGCAGGAACTCCTGCGATTGGAGAAGCGATTGCTTTAGGGGCAGCGGTTGATTATTTAAGCAATATTGGCATGGCAAATATTCATGCCTATGAGGAAGAACTAACTGCTTATCTTTTTGATAAATTAAATCAGTTTCCTAACCTAAATATTTATGGACCCAAACCTGATGGAAAGGGGAAAGGAAGGGCAGCACTTGCATCTTTTAATGTGGAAAACTTACACCCTAATGATTTATCCCCACTCTTAGATTATGATGGGGTTGCGATTCGTTCTGGGCATCATTGTACCCAACCTTTACATCGAGAACTAGGCGTTTCAGGAAGTGCAAGGGCAAGTCTTTACTTCTATAATACAAAGGAAGAAATTGATGCTTTTGTTACAGCCCTAAAAAATACCATTGACTTCTTTATGGAAATGATGGAATAG
- the sufD gene encoding Fe-S cluster assembly protein SufD: MSVSSQDQMTQQDQFLTQLLSECQKRSVTEESTFSLWRQKRQQEAATTVANSRMPHRKDEEWRFTDLSPLLEYQYQKSHSFDISSQAVDAFNIPEATTRLVFINGYYSPTLSQVENLPAGVKVGNLAALEAKEKSKVTDYLTQQEGGEELFTALNTAGFDDAAVVWVAKNTEVETPIHLLFLSVGEEKPSLIQPRCLVIAETSAKVNFIEQYASFSATDAASYFNNPVTEVWVEANAEVNHIRLQQEALNSFQIAKTAVTQAQDSRYACYPVSMGGRLARLDFDVFQTGTQTDTRLYGLTLGNGEQLLDTHSAIAFRHPHSSADQLQKNILDDNGRAVFNGKVFVPQKAQLTDASQLNRNLLLSDKAHVDTKPELNITADNVQCAHGATVSQLEADELFYLRSRGLDSQAASNLLINAFAAEIIKEIPFKSVREGLYSSLQNRFLG, encoded by the coding sequence ATGTCAGTTTCTTCTCAAGATCAAATGACTCAGCAAGATCAGTTTTTGACACAGCTTTTAAGTGAATGTCAAAAACGATCAGTCACGGAGGAGTCAACGTTTTCTCTCTGGCGACAAAAACGACAGCAAGAAGCTGCCACGACGGTTGCTAATTCGAGAATGCCTCACCGTAAAGATGAGGAATGGCGCTTTACTGATTTATCCCCTCTCTTAGAATATCAATATCAAAAGAGTCACTCCTTTGATATTAGTTCGCAAGCCGTAGATGCTTTTAATATTCCTGAGGCAACCACAAGATTAGTCTTTATTAATGGCTATTATTCCCCTACTCTCTCGCAAGTGGAAAACTTACCAGCAGGGGTAAAAGTTGGTAATTTAGCGGCGTTAGAAGCAAAAGAAAAATCGAAAGTTACTGATTATTTAACCCAACAGGAAGGGGGAGAAGAGTTATTTACCGCCTTAAATACGGCTGGCTTTGATGATGCTGCCGTGGTTTGGGTGGCTAAGAATACTGAGGTGGAAACGCCCATCCATTTATTATTTTTATCGGTGGGAGAAGAAAAACCCAGTCTCATTCAACCCCGTTGTTTAGTCATTGCTGAAACCAGTGCTAAAGTCAATTTCATTGAACAATATGCTAGCTTCTCGGCAACGGATGCAGCTTCCTATTTTAATAACCCTGTCACTGAAGTTTGGGTAGAAGCCAATGCAGAAGTGAATCATATTCGTCTGCAGCAAGAAGCCTTAAATAGCTTTCAGATTGCGAAAACGGCGGTAACTCAAGCTCAAGATAGCCGTTATGCTTGTTATCCTGTTAGTATGGGCGGACGGTTAGCACGACTAGATTTTGATGTGTTTCAAACGGGCACTCAAACCGATACTCGTCTCTATGGGTTAACCTTAGGCAATGGGGAACAGTTGTTAGATACTCATAGCGCGATCGCGTTTCGCCATCCTCACAGCAGTGCCGATCAACTTCAGAAAAATATTTTAGATGATAACGGTCGTGCCGTTTTCAATGGGAAAGTATTTGTTCCGCAAAAAGCCCAATTAACCGATGCTTCCCAACTCAATCGTAATCTTTTATTATCGGATAAAGCTCACGTTGACACCAAGCCCGAATTAAATATCACCGCCGATAATGTACAATGCGCTCACGGGGCAACCGTTAGCCAACTCGAAGCAGATGAATTATTTTATCTTCGCAGTCGGGGATTAGATAGCCAAGCTGCCTCTAATTTACTGATTAATGCTTTTGCTGCCGAAATTATTAAGGAAATTCCCTTTAAATCGGTGCGAGAGGGATTATATAGCAGTTTGCAAAATCGGTTTCTAGGTTAG
- the sufC gene encoding Fe-S cluster assembly ATPase SufC, giving the protein MIQENSNVILSIRNLHAKVEDTPILKGVNLEIKAGEIHAIMGRNGSGKSTLSKVLAGHPDYEITSGEIIYQGENIAELEPDQRALKGLFLAFQYPLEIPGVSNLDFLKVAYNSHLKAQGKEEIDAFDFEDLVEEKLDIVKMDPSFLQRSLNEGFSGGEKKRNEILQMALLEPTLSILDETDSGLDIDALKIVANGVKQLATADNATLMITHYQRLLNYVEPDYIHVMGDGQIITSGGKELAHQLEEHGYEWLYEQYAPQEVNA; this is encoded by the coding sequence ATGATCCAAGAAAATAGCAACGTTATTTTATCCATACGAAACTTACACGCCAAAGTTGAAGATACCCCCATTCTTAAAGGCGTAAATTTGGAGATTAAGGCGGGAGAAATTCATGCCATTATGGGGCGTAACGGTTCAGGAAAAAGTACCCTGTCTAAAGTATTAGCCGGTCATCCTGACTATGAAATCACCTCAGGTGAGATTATTTATCAAGGGGAAAATATCGCTGAACTTGAACCTGATCAACGCGCCTTAAAAGGGCTTTTTCTCGCCTTTCAATATCCCTTAGAAATTCCTGGGGTTAGTAACTTAGACTTTTTAAAGGTTGCTTATAATTCCCACTTGAAAGCCCAAGGAAAAGAAGAAATAGATGCCTTTGATTTTGAAGATTTAGTCGAAGAAAAGCTAGATATTGTCAAAATGGATCCTAGCTTTCTCCAAAGAAGTCTCAATGAAGGCTTCTCAGGTGGGGAGAAAAAACGCAATGAGATTTTACAGATGGCGTTACTTGAACCCACCTTGTCCATTTTAGATGAAACAGATTCAGGGTTAGATATTGATGCCCTGAAAATTGTGGCAAATGGGGTGAAGCAATTAGCAACGGCTGATAATGCAACTCTGATGATTACTCACTATCAGCGATTACTAAATTATGTCGAACCTGATTACATTCATGTGATGGGAGATGGGCAAATTATTACCAGTGGCGGTAAAGAGTTAGCCCATCAATTAGAAGAACATGGCTATGAATGGTTGTATGAACAGTATGCGCCACAGGAGGTTAACGCTTAA
- the sufB gene encoding Fe-S cluster assembly protein SufB, whose product MTATKTLINQPYKYGFVTDIETETLPRGLNEDIIRMISAKKNEPEFMLDFRLKAYRQWLNMKEPNWAHVGYRPIDFNDIIYYSAPKQKEEKKESLDEVDPALLETFEKLGIPLSEQKRLGNVAVDAIFDSVSVATTFKEKLAEEGVIFCSISEALQEYPELVKKYLGSVVPSGDNFFAALNSAVFSDGSFVYVPKGVQCPMELSTYFRINTDEAGQFERTLIVAEEGASVSYLEGCTAPMYDSNQLHAAIVELVALDDADIKYSTVQNWFAGDEEGKGGIYNFVTKRGLCKGKNSKISWTQVETGSAVTWKYPSCVLAGDNSVGEFYSIALTNNYQQADTGTKMVHIGKNTKSTIISKGISAGHSQNSYRGLVKMGPKADGARNYSQCDSMLVGDEAEANTFPYIQVDNNRTKVEHEASTAKIGEDQLFYFAQRGISEEDAVSMIVSGFCKEVFNQLPMEFAAEADKLLALKLENSVG is encoded by the coding sequence ATGACTGCCACTAAAACTTTAATCAACCAACCCTATAAATACGGTTTCGTAACTGATATCGAAACAGAAACCTTACCTCGGGGACTGAATGAAGATATTATCCGCATGATCTCAGCCAAGAAAAATGAACCTGAGTTCATGCTAGACTTTCGCCTCAAAGCCTACCGACAGTGGCTGAACATGAAAGAACCGAATTGGGCGCACGTTGGCTACCGTCCCATTGATTTTAATGATATTATCTACTACTCTGCACCAAAACAAAAGGAAGAGAAGAAAGAAAGTTTAGACGAAGTGGATCCTGCACTTCTAGAAACCTTTGAGAAACTCGGCATTCCTCTATCGGAACAAAAACGCCTCGGTAACGTTGCGGTAGATGCCATCTTTGACAGTGTTTCTGTTGCCACCACCTTTAAAGAAAAATTAGCTGAAGAAGGGGTTATTTTCTGTTCTATTTCAGAAGCCTTACAAGAGTATCCTGAATTAGTGAAAAAATACTTAGGCAGTGTGGTTCCCAGTGGAGATAACTTTTTTGCTGCCTTAAACTCTGCGGTCTTTAGTGATGGGTCATTTGTTTATGTTCCCAAAGGCGTACAATGCCCCATGGAACTTTCCACCTATTTCCGCATCAATACCGATGAAGCAGGACAATTTGAGCGCACCCTCATTGTCGCAGAAGAAGGGGCTTCTGTCAGCTACTTAGAAGGCTGTACCGCGCCCATGTACGATTCTAACCAACTTCACGCCGCGATCGTAGAATTAGTCGCCTTAGACGATGCCGATATTAAATATTCTACGGTTCAAAACTGGTTTGCTGGCGATGAAGAGGGCAAAGGCGGTATTTATAACTTTGTCACCAAGCGTGGACTCTGTAAAGGCAAAAATTCTAAAATCTCTTGGACACAAGTAGAAACTGGTTCTGCTGTTACTTGGAAATATCCCAGTTGCGTTTTAGCTGGTGACAACTCCGTTGGGGAATTTTACTCTATTGCTTTAACCAATAATTACCAGCAAGCTGATACAGGGACAAAAATGGTTCATATTGGGAAAAATACCAAGAGTACCATTATCTCTAAAGGAATTTCTGCTGGTCATTCTCAAAATAGCTATCGTGGCTTAGTAAAAATGGGACCAAAAGCCGATGGTGCAAGAAATTACTCCCAATGTGACTCGATGTTAGTAGGAGATGAAGCCGAAGCCAATACCTTCCCCTATATCCAAGTTGATAATAATCGCACCAAAGTGGAACATGAAGCCTCAACTGCCAAAATTGGGGAAGATCAGCTATTCTACTTTGCCCAACGGGGAATTTCGGAAGAAGATGCCGTTTCCATGATTGTCAGTGGTTTCTGTAAAGAAGTCTTTAATCAGTTACCTATGGAGTTTGCTGCAGAAGCGGATAAATTACTTGCTTTGAAATTAGAAAACTCTGTGGGTTAG
- the sufR gene encoding iron-sulfur cluster biosynthesis transcriptional regulator SufR: protein MVQDTAKTATLSKTGQGSTKQDILRHILKQGEATAQELADVLEISPQATRRHLKELGTDGLVYHEAVQNGMGRPQYVYYLTQQGRDQLPHDYGEFAVSFLHTLAETAGEEQVQAVLEKQWQRKADDYRQRIGEGTLQERVEKLAELRQAEGYMAEYSPLEGSTPQFLLFENNCAIASVAESYPSVCGHELEMFAAILPDCKVERTHWLYQGEHRCGYLIQLIENE from the coding sequence ATGGTTCAGGACACTGCTAAAACAGCAACTCTCTCGAAGACGGGACAAGGTTCGACTAAGCAAGATATTCTCAGACATATTCTAAAACAGGGAGAAGCCACGGCCCAGGAGTTAGCAGACGTTCTGGAAATTAGCCCCCAAGCTACCCGTCGTCATCTCAAAGAATTAGGTACAGATGGCTTAGTGTATCACGAAGCGGTACAAAATGGGATGGGGCGACCCCAATACGTCTATTATCTCACTCAACAGGGACGAGATCAGTTACCGCATGATTATGGGGAGTTTGCGGTTTCTTTCCTTCATACCCTCGCTGAAACGGCAGGAGAAGAACAAGTCCAAGCAGTTTTAGAAAAACAATGGCAACGGAAAGCGGATGATTATCGCCAAAGAATTGGTGAGGGAACATTACAAGAACGGGTAGAGAAACTGGCAGAATTGCGGCAAGCAGAAGGGTATATGGCAGAGTATTCGCCTTTAGAGGGATCAACGCCTCAGTTTTTGTTATTTGAAAATAATTGCGCGATCGCGAGTGTCGCTGAATCCTATCCTAGCGTCTGTGGACATGAATTAGAAATGTTTGCGGCGATTCTTCCAGACTGCAAAGTAGAAAGAACACATTGGCTATATCAAGGAGAACATCGTTGTGGCTATTTAATCCAATTAATAGAGAATGAATAA
- the dcm gene encoding DNA (cytosine-5-)-methyltransferase, with translation MTQLSVGSLFAGIGGICMAFSNEGYTVKWANEFDAKACETYRYNFPHSLYEEDIREIKHPEKLGYVDVITSGFPCQAFSIAGYRQGFYDQKGRGNLFFETARFIDAIKPKAYLLENVKNLVSHDQGRTFKTIKNILTQELNYSFIPFVLNSKDYGNVPQTRERIYIVGFKDEGHVVADLNEDINDNLFLDKESYSAYFEIPKKIDLVKTIKDIITTKPVDESYYYLPNHKYYSKLKQEMIREDTIYQWRRVYVRENKNNVCPTLTANMGTGGHNVPLIKVGDKIRKITPEECLAFQGFNPNFSFPPKLANCHRYKQVGNSVTVPVVQRIALNIKQALLQFSL, from the coding sequence ATGACACAACTTAGCGTCGGTAGTTTATTTGCAGGAATTGGTGGCATTTGTATGGCTTTTAGCAATGAAGGCTATACAGTTAAGTGGGCAAACGAATTTGATGCTAAGGCTTGTGAAACTTATCGTTATAATTTCCCACATTCCCTTTATGAAGAAGATATCCGAGAAATTAAACATCCTGAAAAGCTAGGGTATGTTGATGTTATTACGTCAGGGTTTCCATGTCAAGCATTTTCTATTGCTGGTTATAGACAAGGCTTTTATGATCAAAAGGGACGTGGCAATTTATTTTTTGAAACCGCAAGATTCATAGATGCTATTAAACCTAAAGCATATCTTTTAGAAAACGTTAAAAACCTTGTCTCTCATGATCAAGGTAGAACTTTTAAGACCATTAAAAATATTTTAACTCAGGAATTAAATTATTCTTTTATTCCCTTTGTTCTTAATTCTAAAGATTATGGTAATGTCCCTCAAACTAGAGAACGAATTTATATTGTAGGGTTTAAAGATGAAGGTCATGTCGTCGCTGATCTAAATGAAGATATCAATGATAATCTTTTTTTAGATAAAGAGTCATATTCCGCTTATTTTGAAATTCCTAAGAAAATAGACTTAGTAAAGACAATTAAGGATATTATAACAACAAAGCCCGTTGATGAATCCTATTACTACTTGCCTAATCATAAATATTATTCAAAATTAAAGCAAGAAATGATTAGAGAGGACACTATTTATCAATGGCGAAGAGTTTACGTTAGAGAAAATAAAAATAACGTTTGCCCCACTCTCACCGCGAATATGGGAACTGGTGGACATAACGTCCCTTTAATTAAAGTTGGCGATAAAATCAGAAAAATTACTCCTGAAGAATGTCTAGCTTTTCAAGGTTTTAACCCTAATTTTAGTTTTCCTCCCAAACTTGCCAATTGTCATAGATATAAACAAGTAGGAAACTCAGTTACCGTTCCTGTAGTGCAGAGAATCGCTTTAAATATCAAACAGGCTTTATTGCAGTTTTCACTCTAA
- the rbsK gene encoding ribokinase, producing the protein MSDLNIVVLGSLNIDLVTNSPHLPNAGETITGDSFAMNLGGKGANQAIAVSRLGLPCQMVGRIGNDSFGSTLVQSLQNHQVDTTGILIDESVHTGVAMITVDRAGENHIIVIPEANGNLDKTDVQRLRPYLEGANFLLMQLEIPLFVVEAASKLAQTMGVKVILDPAPAQTLPLSLYQQIDIITPNTSEAEKLAGFPITDQQSAQKATQYFQEKGVPTPIITLGSQGVYCASGEERLFIPSFEVDSVIDTVAAGDAFNGALAVALSQGMKLENALTFASAAGALTVTKSGAQSALPTQEAVFKFLRK; encoded by the coding sequence ATGAGTGACCTTAATATTGTTGTACTTGGTAGCCTAAACATAGACTTAGTCACAAATAGTCCCCATTTACCCAATGCTGGAGAAACAATTACAGGGGATAGTTTTGCCATGAATCTTGGGGGAAAGGGGGCTAATCAAGCGATCGCGGTTTCTCGTTTAGGGCTTCCTTGTCAGATGGTGGGACGCATCGGCAATGATAGCTTTGGTAGCACCTTAGTGCAATCTCTCCAAAATCATCAAGTTGATACCACAGGAATTTTAATTGATGAGTCAGTACACACTGGGGTAGCAATGATTACCGTAGATCGTGCGGGAGAAAATCATATCATTGTAATCCCTGAAGCCAATGGAAATCTTGATAAAACTGATGTGCAACGACTACGCCCTTATTTAGAAGGCGCAAATTTTTTATTAATGCAGTTAGAAATTCCCCTTTTTGTGGTAGAAGCAGCATCCAAACTAGCTCAAACAATGGGGGTAAAAGTAATTCTTGATCCCGCACCTGCTCAAACTTTACCTTTGAGTCTTTATCAACAAATTGATATCATTACTCCCAATACTTCAGAAGCTGAAAAATTAGCTGGATTTCCCATTACTGATCAACAATCTGCCCAAAAAGCTACGCAATATTTTCAAGAAAAAGGTGTACCAACCCCCATCATTACTTTAGGAAGCCAGGGTGTTTATTGTGCCAGTGGCGAGGAGAGGCTTTTTATTCCCAGTTTTGAGGTTGACTCTGTTATTGATACGGTAGCGGCCGGAGATGCTTTTAATGGGGCATTAGCAGTTGCTTTATCCCAAGGAATGAAGCTAGAAAATGCGTTAACTTTTGCTTCTGCCGCCGGTGCTTTAACTGTTACTAAATCAGGAGCGCAATCAGCTTTACCCACTCAAGAAGCTGTCTTTAAGTTTCTCAGAAAGTGA
- a CDS encoding ribonuclease Z, translating into MEITFLGTSSGVPTRSRNVSSVALRLPQKSEIWLFDCGEGTQHQLLRSDLKSSQIRRIFITHMHGDHIFGLMGLLASTGLAGAKGQVDIYGPPELKDYLNACVRYSHTHFASRVQVHPVQPGVVFENDQFTVTCNPLKHRIPAYGYAVTEKDRPGRFDVEKAKALGIPPGPIYGDLKKGETVTLEDGRQVSGKDLCEPDEPGRKFVYCTDTVFTENAVDLAADADVLIHEATFAHQDAEMAFERLHSTSTMAAQVALAAPVKQLIMTHFSPRYAPGNPIRLNNLLEEAQAIFPNTCLAHDFMVYEIPRHRD; encoded by the coding sequence GTGGAAATTACATTTTTAGGAACAAGTTCAGGGGTACCAACGCGATCGCGCAATGTTTCTAGTGTCGCCCTCCGTCTTCCCCAAAAATCAGAAATTTGGCTATTTGACTGTGGAGAAGGGACACAACATCAGCTTTTACGGAGTGACCTCAAATCCTCCCAGATTCGCCGTATTTTTATCACTCACATGCACGGCGATCATATTTTTGGTTTAATGGGGTTACTTGCCAGCACTGGACTAGCAGGGGCAAAAGGACAAGTAGATATTTATGGTCCCCCTGAGTTAAAAGACTATCTCAATGCTTGCGTCCGCTATTCTCATACCCACTTTGCGAGTCGGGTTCAAGTGCATCCCGTGCAGCCAGGAGTTGTCTTTGAGAATGACCAATTTACTGTCACTTGTAATCCCCTCAAACATCGCATTCCCGCCTATGGTTACGCAGTCACCGAAAAAGATCGCCCCGGACGTTTTGATGTGGAAAAAGCCAAGGCGTTAGGGATTCCCCCTGGCCCCATTTATGGCGATTTGAAAAAAGGAGAAACCGTTACCTTGGAAGATGGTCGTCAAGTATCTGGAAAAGACCTGTGTGAACCTGATGAACCCGGTCGTAAATTCGTTTATTGCACCGATACTGTCTTTACAGAGAATGCGGTGGACTTAGCCGCAGATGCCGATGTTTTAATTCATGAGGCAACCTTTGCTCATCAAGATGCAGAAATGGCATTTGAACGCTTACATTCTACTTCCACTATGGCTGCTCAAGTGGCGTTGGCTGCACCCGTGAAACAGCTAATTATGACCCATTTCAGCCCTCGTTATGCCCCCGGTAATCCCATCCGCTTAAATAACTTATTAGAAGAAGCCCAAGCCATTTTTCCCAATACTTGTTTAGCCCATGATTTTATGGTCTATGAAATTCCTCGTCACCGTGATTGA
- a CDS encoding site-2 protease family protein, protein MFNNSETLATSAILLIAIAVLVWGFNRARPYGKVGILSWLQSVVLMAPWLLFFSLFAAGIYLNLVGVLVLLLASTIIYIYLGNRLRKAGQDVMLRQKASERLREQQETLQQEESSTDTTETETAQNTNKPPIPEEDLKTIQGLFGIDTFFSTETIPYQDGAIFKGNLRGDPEKVYQQLSSKLEAALGEKYRLFLVESPENKPVVIVLPSTNDPQTSTTGQNILAIALMVATIISSLEAFSLLLGFDLFNNLNRFQEPFPLVIGLAIILGAHEIGHRIIAQRYGIRLSLPFFLPSLQIGSFGAFTRIESLLPSRTVLFELAFAGPAIGGLVSLLMLVTGLILSQPGSLFQVPTQFFQGSILVGSLAKVILGSQLQESIVDVHPLTVIGWLGLVITALNLMPAGQLDGGRIVQAIYGRKTARRTTVATLIVLGIVAIINPSNPIPLYWGILILFLQRSLERPSLNELTEPDDARAALGLLALFLMLATLIPLSPGLAGKLGIGM, encoded by the coding sequence ATGTTTAATAATTCTGAAACTCTCGCCACTTCCGCAATTCTCTTAATCGCGATCGCGGTTTTAGTTTGGGGATTTAATCGCGCTCGCCCTTACGGTAAAGTGGGGATTCTTTCTTGGTTACAATCAGTGGTGTTAATGGCTCCTTGGTTACTATTTTTTAGCTTATTTGCCGCTGGAATCTATTTAAATCTGGTGGGGGTTTTAGTATTACTCTTAGCTTCCACAATTATCTATATTTATCTTGGCAATCGTTTACGGAAAGCTGGTCAAGATGTCATGCTTCGTCAAAAAGCCAGTGAGCGGCTACGAGAACAACAAGAAACTCTCCAACAGGAAGAGTCCTCAACAGACACGACCGAAACAGAAACCGCTCAAAATACGAACAAGCCACCAATTCCAGAAGAAGACTTAAAAACGATTCAAGGATTATTTGGTATTGATACCTTTTTCAGTACCGAAACCATCCCCTATCAAGATGGGGCAATTTTTAAGGGAAATTTACGGGGCGATCCAGAAAAAGTTTATCAACAACTCTCTAGTAAATTAGAAGCTGCCTTAGGAGAAAAATATCGGCTCTTTTTAGTGGAAAGTCCAGAAAATAAGCCAGTGGTGATTGTCTTACCCAGTACCAATGATCCCCAAACCAGCACCACAGGTCAAAATATCTTAGCCATTGCCTTAATGGTGGCAACAATTATCAGTAGTTTAGAAGCCTTTAGCTTATTATTAGGATTCGATTTATTTAACAATCTTAACCGTTTTCAGGAGCCGTTTCCTCTGGTTATTGGGTTAGCCATTATTCTCGGCGCTCATGAAATTGGACATCGCATTATTGCCCAACGCTACGGAATTCGCCTCAGTTTACCCTTTTTCCTCCCTAGTTTACAGATTGGGTCTTTTGGGGCATTTACTCGCATCGAATCCTTATTACCCTCTCGCACCGTCTTATTTGAATTAGCTTTTGCGGGTCCGGCGATTGGCGGGTTAGTTTCCTTATTAATGCTAGTAACAGGGTTAATTTTGTCTCAACCCGGCAGTTTGTTTCAAGTTCCCACCCAATTCTTTCAAGGGTCAATTCTAGTGGGATCATTAGCGAAAGTCATCTTAGGATCGCAACTGCAAGAATCAATCGTAGATGTTCATCCTTTAACCGTCATTGGTTGGCTAGGATTAGTGATTACAGCGTTAAATTTAATGCCAGCCGGACAATTAGATGGCGGTCGTATTGTGCAAGCAATTTATGGGCGAAAAACGGCTCGTAGAACAACCGTTGCCACTTTAATTGTTTTAGGGATTGTTGCCATTATTAATCCCAGTAATCCCATTCCCTTATATTGGGGAATTTTAATTTTATTCTTACAACGTAGCTTAGAACGTCCCAGTCTCAATGAATTAACTGAACCTGATGATGCCAGAGCCGCATTAGGGTTATTAGCGTTATTTTTGATGTTAGCAACCTTAATTCCTTTAAGTCCCGGTTTAGCTGGGAAACTTGGCATTGGAATGTAG
- a CDS encoding NifU family protein, which translates to MADTKLALTEENVEKVLEDLRPYLMADGGNVDLVEIEGPIVKLQLQGACGSCPSSAMTLKMGIERRLREFIPEIAEVEQVEAS; encoded by the coding sequence ATGGCTGATACAAAACTCGCCCTCACCGAAGAAAACGTAGAAAAAGTGCTGGAAGACTTACGTCCCTATCTCATGGCTGATGGTGGGAACGTTGATTTAGTCGAAATTGAAGGTCCCATTGTTAAGTTACAATTACAGGGCGCTTGTGGCTCTTGCCCGAGTTCAGCAATGACCCTCAAAATGGGAATTGAACGCCGTCTGCGCGAATTTATCCCTGAGATTGCAGAAGTTGAACAAGTGGAAGCCAGCTAA